One window from the genome of [Clostridium] celerecrescens 18A encodes:
- a CDS encoding YfcC family protein, with product MNEKKKFKLQLPHVYTLAFILIIVFAVLTWVVPSGQFERQLIDTPAGEREVAISGTYQVVDKVADGGDLRQGILEILMAPTRGIQAAADVVAFILLIGGTFQILTKTNAMNRGIRKVILKLQGKERLLIPIMMILLGIGGTTFGMSEEVIPFYIMLMPIFFAMGYDSMTTFMVVFLGPQIGYAASTTNPFNVLIAQGVAGIQGNPQLIYRFAWWIIMMAVSVAFVMRYAARIHNNPSVSITYNDDVLKKQEFAMDEGDTSFTLRDKLVLAVFGLGMATIIFGILKYGWYMDEISAIFLVMGILMGIVGGMKEKEIAEEFVIGVKDLAFAAVVVGVCRGILVVAENGMIIDTILNTLSSSLASFNSVAFTTVMYVVQSLLSFLVPSSSALASLTMPIMAPLCDLQGVNPEASVTVLQFANQLTNMISPTAGMTVAGLAVCRISFGQWWKTIWKFFMAVTVLALVFCAVSAIL from the coding sequence ATGAACGAAAAAAAGAAATTTAAACTACAGCTGCCGCACGTTTATACTCTTGCATTTATTCTGATTATTGTATTTGCCGTTTTGACATGGGTAGTGCCAAGCGGACAATTTGAAAGACAGCTGATTGATACACCGGCAGGTGAACGTGAGGTGGCAATTTCAGGTACTTATCAGGTGGTTGACAAAGTGGCAGACGGCGGGGATCTGCGCCAGGGTATTCTGGAAATACTGATGGCGCCTACAAGAGGTATACAGGCAGCCGCGGACGTTGTGGCATTTATCCTCTTAATTGGCGGTACATTCCAGATTCTCACAAAAACAAATGCCATGAACAGGGGAATACGAAAGGTCATTCTCAAGCTTCAGGGGAAAGAGAGGCTGCTGATACCTATTATGATGATTCTTTTGGGAATCGGAGGAACTACGTTCGGTATGTCGGAAGAAGTCATTCCCTTTTACATCATGCTGATGCCAATCTTCTTTGCTATGGGATATGATTCCATGACGACATTCATGGTTGTATTCTTAGGTCCGCAGATCGGTTATGCTGCGTCTACAACCAACCCCTTTAATGTCTTAATTGCTCAGGGGGTAGCGGGAATTCAGGGGAATCCACAACTCATCTACCGTTTTGCATGGTGGATCATCATGATGGCTGTATCTGTTGCTTTTGTAATGCGCTATGCCGCCAGAATACACAATAATCCTTCGGTTTCTATTACTTATAATGATGATGTTCTGAAAAAGCAGGAATTTGCAATGGATGAAGGCGATACATCCTTTACGCTCCGTGACAAACTGGTGCTTGCTGTATTTGGCCTTGGAATGGCAACGATCATCTTTGGAATTTTAAAATATGGCTGGTACATGGATGAAATTTCTGCAATCTTCCTGGTTATGGGTATTCTTATGGGAATCGTGGGTGGAATGAAGGAAAAAGAAATCGCAGAAGAATTCGTAATTGGTGTAAAAGACCTGGCATTTGCGGCGGTTGTAGTAGGTGTTTGCCGCGGTATTCTGGTTGTTGCAGAGAACGGTATGATCATTGATACTATCTTAAATACACTGTCGAGCAGCCTTGCAAGCTTTAACAGTGTGGCATTTACCACTGTGATGTATGTGGTTCAGTCACTTCTGTCCTTCCTGGTACCTTCTTCTTCTGCGCTGGCATCATTGACCATGCCGATTATGGCACCTCTTTGTGATCTGCAGGGAGTGAATCCGGAGGCAAGCGTAACCGTATTGCAGTTTGCGAACCAGTTGACCAATATGATCAGTCCAACCGCAGGTATGACCGTAGCAGGGCTAGCAGTGTGCAGGATTTCCTTCGGACAGTGGTGGAAGACAATCTGGAAATTTTTTATGGCAGTAACCGTATTAGCTTTGGTATTTTGCGCGGTATCAGCAATCTTATAA
- a CDS encoding amidohydrolase, giving the protein MTNTTADFLLFSDNIFTGLTDELIKGYVAIGGNQILKVSTNNDYQTLVGEKTKLLDLKEQLVAPGFIDVHTFFTGYAIFHIGMDMTDAETTEECMKRLKIYAGQKGVKDTLFGHGWKPEGFPAEEVERHLNEAYPDRSVIIFAADRSTCLMNEHARNTYGFTPEKCYPEAYHKIMREYLNDRDFIHREFSDYMKLMNSRGVTTVKEMGFDDYYGFDHFLKEEEENKELTMRIFFMSQPVGEQINIEHGIRMREKFTGDFVRFSGYNRMTDGTVASHKGDLLEPYEGQDYCCGIDIDYELIEKEVHLADEHGFRYSLHAQGDGAVHKVMEIFGKCKKENGKLVNRHAVTDLEFSNPADLEEMGNIGVTGEIYFQIMSLDPGEAVKESIGKTIGMKRGKYYWNRRKMLDSGAVLSGATDLPLMITNIPEAIYHGCGGYFPEGGEPFNKQNTITVSEMLKAWTYGGAVNLSMEEKLGTLEEGKLADIAVLERNVFKVPMEEMRDVKVSLTMVNGEVVYENNGGTEHERKKEI; this is encoded by the coding sequence ATGACCAATACAACAGCAGACTTTCTTTTATTCTCTGACAACATATTTACCGGACTCACGGATGAGCTGATAAAGGGCTATGTAGCTATTGGAGGCAATCAGATACTGAAAGTTAGCACCAACAATGATTATCAAACCCTGGTTGGAGAAAAGACGAAACTGTTGGATTTGAAGGAACAACTGGTAGCACCTGGATTTATTGATGTTCATACCTTCTTCACTGGATACGCTATTTTTCATATCGGTATGGATATGACTGATGCAGAGACAACGGAGGAGTGTATGAAACGCTTAAAGATCTACGCCGGGCAAAAGGGAGTAAAGGATACGCTTTTCGGACATGGCTGGAAGCCCGAGGGATTTCCAGCAGAAGAAGTGGAACGGCATTTAAACGAGGCTTATCCAGATAGAAGCGTTATTATCTTTGCGGCGGACAGAAGCACCTGCCTCATGAATGAGCATGCCAGGAACACCTATGGATTTACACCGGAGAAATGCTATCCGGAGGCTTACCACAAAATCATGCGGGAGTATCTCAATGACAGAGACTTCATCCATAGAGAATTTTCAGATTATATGAAGCTGATGAATAGCAGGGGTGTAACAACCGTGAAGGAAATGGGCTTCGATGATTATTATGGCTTTGATCATTTTCTCAAGGAAGAAGAGGAAAATAAAGAACTGACCATGCGGATATTCTTCATGTCCCAGCCGGTAGGAGAGCAAATCAACATCGAACACGGCATTCGTATGCGGGAGAAATTTACAGGGGATTTTGTAAGATTTTCCGGTTACAACCGTATGACAGACGGCACAGTGGCAAGCCATAAAGGGGATCTGTTAGAACCATATGAAGGGCAGGATTATTGCTGCGGAATCGACATTGATTATGAGCTGATCGAAAAGGAAGTACATTTGGCGGATGAACATGGATTTCGTTATTCCCTCCATGCGCAGGGAGACGGAGCGGTGCATAAAGTGATGGAGATTTTCGGAAAATGTAAGAAAGAGAATGGTAAACTGGTGAACCGGCATGCGGTCACTGATCTGGAATTTTCCAATCCGGCTGATTTGGAAGAAATGGGTAATATCGGTGTGACAGGAGAGATTTATTTTCAGATTATGTCTCTTGATCCCGGAGAGGCGGTTAAGGAAAGCATCGGGAAGACCATTGGTATGAAGCGCGGAAAATACTACTGGAACCGGAGAAAAATGCTGGATAGTGGTGCAGTACTTTCTGGAGCCACAGACTTACCGCTTATGATTACCAATATTCCCGAAGCGATTTATCACGGATGCGGCGGTTACTTCCCGGAAGGTGGAGAGCCTTTTAATAAGCAGAACACGATTACGGTTTCAGAAATGCTGAAAGCATGGACCTACGGCGGTGCGGTGAATTTAAGCATGGAGGAGAAACTCGGTACCTTGGAAGAAGGTAAGCTTGCAGATATCGCGGTTTTGGAACGCAATGTATTTAAAGTACCAATGGAGGAGATGAGAGACGTAAAGGTTTCTTTGACAATGGTTAACGGAGAAGTTGTATACGAGAATAATGGGGGAACAGAACATGAACGAAAAAAAGAAATTTAA
- a CDS encoding SIS domain-containing protein, with product MNEKEMTKAILSGREKIEDVYFVACGGSLVDLYPGYYFVRSESKTMHADWITSKEFVVTPPTHLGKTSLVFICSHGGNTKETVEAAHMARDLGAAVITMTHNPDSACNDDSMMPVIYDWSDHVNEKEKPQGIILRILNELMKAQEPDYTKYDAVKDGLEKADKIVRAAMAKVKNRTWLFAEKYYKEDFLYIMGSGASYAAAYGFAICSLQEMQWMDCCYLNSAEYFHGPFEVTDEEHLYILLMSRGNNRIMDERCLAFLEKYGKKYEVIDADELGLEMIDDSCVEYFNPMVFYAMSVAYRNALQDKRCHPTDMRRYMGVVEY from the coding sequence ATGAACGAAAAAGAAATGACAAAAGCAATTTTATCTGGCAGAGAAAAAATAGAGGATGTTTATTTTGTGGCATGCGGCGGTTCCTTAGTGGATCTGTATCCAGGATATTACTTTGTACGCAGTGAATCTAAAACGATGCATGCTGACTGGATTACAAGCAAGGAATTTGTGGTAACTCCTCCAACCCACCTTGGAAAAACCAGTCTTGTATTTATCTGCTCCCATGGAGGTAATACAAAAGAAACCGTTGAGGCTGCTCATATGGCAAGAGATTTGGGGGCCGCAGTAATCACAATGACGCATAATCCTGATTCTGCTTGTAACGATGATTCTATGATGCCGGTCATTTATGACTGGTCAGATCATGTGAATGAAAAAGAAAAACCTCAGGGAATTATTCTCCGTATATTAAATGAACTGATGAAAGCTCAGGAGCCGGATTATACAAAATACGATGCAGTAAAAGACGGTCTGGAAAAAGCAGACAAAATCGTCCGTGCAGCTATGGCAAAGGTAAAAAACCGTACATGGCTTTTTGCAGAAAAATATTATAAGGAAGATTTTCTATATATTATGGGCTCCGGTGCTTCCTATGCAGCAGCTTACGGTTTTGCAATCTGCTCCCTTCAGGAAATGCAATGGATGGATTGCTGTTACTTAAATTCGGCTGAATATTTCCACGGGCCATTCGAGGTAACCGATGAGGAGCATCTGTACATCCTGCTAATGAGCAGAGGAAACAACCGTATCATGGATGAAAGATGTCTTGCCTTCCTTGAAAAATATGGAAAAAAATATGAAGTAATTGATGCGGATGAATTAGGTCTGGAAATGATCGATGACAGCTGTGTTGAATATTTCAACCCGATGGTATTCTACGCAATGAGCGTTGCTTACAGAAATGCACTTCAGGATAAAAGATGCCATCCAACAGATATGAGACGTTACATGGGGGTTGTAGAGTACTAA